A part of Limihaloglobus sulfuriphilus genomic DNA contains:
- the acpP gene encoding acyl carrier protein, whose product MDRNEVTEKVIEIVSEQMGVDAETVTPETSFINDLNADSLDTVELVMEFEDAFGMSIPDEEAEKIQTVGAAVDYIMTVVEK is encoded by the coding sequence GTGGACCGTAATGAAGTTACAGAAAAAGTAATCGAGATAGTAAGCGAGCAGATGGGCGTTGACGCGGAAACAGTAACACCGGAAACATCTTTTATCAATGATCTCAATGCAGATTCACTTGATACGGTAGAGCTGGTAATGGAATTCGAAGACGCATTCGGTATGAGCATTCCGGATGAAGAAGCTGAGAAGATCCAGACGGTCGGCGCAGCTGTTGATTATATAATGACAGTAGTCGAAAAGTAA
- the fabG gene encoding 3-oxoacyl-ACP reductase FabG: MSEQRLAVVTGAARGIGRAIVLELLKQGRKVAGLDMNEDNLKELESVCKDAGYDVITKCINITETDKLVAMIEELAAEHGGIGILVNNAGITRDKLMMQMDAADFDSVIDVNLKASFMATKAALRSMVRNKFGRLVHIASVAGVMGQAGSANYAASKSALIGMSKSIAREVSKKNVTSNCIAPGFIETEMTKDLPDVVKNAAKAVIPARKYGQPEDVARAVAFFADDNSSYITGQVLCVDGGMAM, encoded by the coding sequence ATGTCAGAACAAAGACTTGCAGTAGTAACAGGTGCCGCCAGGGGCATCGGCAGGGCGATCGTGCTGGAACTGCTCAAACAGGGACGTAAGGTAGCCGGTCTCGATATGAATGAGGACAACCTCAAAGAGCTCGAAAGTGTCTGTAAAGACGCAGGTTACGATGTTATCACTAAATGTATAAACATCACCGAAACCGATAAACTTGTTGCAATGATCGAGGAACTTGCCGCCGAACACGGGGGTATCGGGATTCTGGTCAACAATGCCGGCATCACACGCGATAAACTGATGATGCAGATGGACGCGGCTGATTTTGATTCGGTCATCGACGTTAATCTAAAGGCATCGTTTATGGCAACCAAGGCGGCGCTGCGTTCTATGGTCAGGAATAAATTCGGCAGACTGGTGCATATTGCCTCTGTTGCAGGAGTTATGGGCCAGGCCGGCTCAGCCAATTACGCCGCGAGCAAGTCCGCTCTGATCGGTATGAGCAAGAGTATCGCACGTGAGGTTTCAAAGAAAAACGTTACTTCAAACTGCATCGCTCCGGGCTTTATTGAAACAGAAATGACCAAAGACCTGCCCGACGTGGTAAAAAACGCCGCCAAAGCGGTAATTCCTGCCCGTAAATACGGTCAGCCGGAGGATGTCGCACGGGCTGTGGCTTTCTTTGCAGACGATAACAGCAGCTATATCACCGGCCAGGTTTTGTGCGTGGACGGCGGAATGGCAATGTAA